A window from Pseudanabaena sp. FACHB-2040 encodes these proteins:
- a CDS encoding CPBP family intramembrane glutamic endopeptidase has protein sequence MRYGPLVGVVGSTLIFALAHGVNGVFPAALVVGLIAGEVFRRSGLVWLGVVIHAVVNLPTVFVLVLIRAS, from the coding sequence CTGCGCTACGGCCCGTTAGTCGGCGTCGTGGGCAGCACCCTAATCTTCGCCCTTGCCCACGGCGTTAACGGGGTGTTCCCCGCGGCTCTAGTCGTTGGCCTCATCGCCGGTGAGGTGTTTCGGCGCAGCGGCTTGGTCTGGCTCGGCGTCGTCATCCACGCCGTCGTCAACCTGCCCACGGTCTTCGTGTTGGTGCTCATCAGAGCGTCCTGA